A window of Penaeus monodon isolate SGIC_2016 chromosome 40, NSTDA_Pmon_1, whole genome shotgun sequence contains these coding sequences:
- the LOC119597866 gene encoding short-chain dehydrogenase/reductase family 16C member 6-like: MAAADVALSLVKLLGALIASLYYILEALVVGIIPRAFLRKSVEGDVALVTGGGSGIGRLLCLKLAARGAKVITWDVNAAGEYPRASLR; encoded by the coding sequence ATGGCAGCAGCAGATGTAGCCCTGTCGCTAGTGAAGCTCCTGGGGGCGCTAATAGCCTCGCTTTACTACATATTGGAGGCCCTGGTAGTGGGCATAATACCCCGGGCGTTCCTGCGAAAGAGCGTGGAGGGTGACGTGGCCCTGGTGACCGGCGGCGGGTCGGGCATCGGGCGCCTCTTGTGTCTCAAACTGGCCGCGCGCGGAGCCAAGGTCATCACCTGGGACGTCAACGCCGCCGGTGAGTACCCTCGCGCTTCTTTACGCTAG